The Aureispira anguillae genome contains a region encoding:
- a CDS encoding T9SS type A sorting domain-containing protein, which translates to MFPLKQTNLFLVFVILLLSAVQVQAQQAPGGVFSPSPGLWLKCDNLTPTNGNSITSNWVDAYSSGNDAIYRLNASTSSALYQVNNNNINFNKSIHFNGNDWFDSPLSINTNTVNIFVVYKKTSAISNTSLVPLWGNEGGTSNDKCKQATTTSITKGGNNNNPKTYTSANSLNEVYINHISSDETSNNNSFVYINGKEERNYSTNNTQHNSAHSGIFIGKSNNDNFPTSPTGLGLEVAEFIAYTGVLNSAKRKRITSYLGIKYGVTLNHDYTLSDNNIAWDKANNSAYHKNVAGIGRDDLSELNQQKSKSEEVSHSHLTIEHTNSFTQDKSMLIWGCKDCATAKYNDINTTNAPQGYQLSKKRWKAQNYQNKIGSVDVTLPTPTLNSTQNIANLRLIVGNNAQFSGTLASYQGTINNNKITFNNVTLPDNSYFTVGLEEPVYYLNNDPLAPQTYEACLGSEVTFYYENLLAHPDRVRMNNASGTGTIIVMPTSNVHISPYTGSIDITIPPNAGTGSVELLSGNNLIHTYAGNLLVHNPELHILPQNNPICATDTVPLVGIPAGGAFSTNIVGLTISGDSLIAPTAGWSNTNTISKPVSIYYTYRPEYLDGTACLSTITDSLSIEIKDNRLSDIEFRYIIKKPYLPAAKDTLALHSDVISSITPNLLTSSFTFPVHFSGTYVYYDSSSNYYKLHTNQAATNNLVTMTYNNGGCIGTATGELNVYPPLRMIGLLDTICSEANPILFTRDTLRDYRQYDTTTHQIYLQNSNYFTKTNNYTYNKIIGVTTDNPAYQVAIDTIQTTPNGELYRFDPTQLPPGVDSIAIQMRYSTFVNVTSNDPAFLSTSYVTHQFVAFDTVYISPRPSPSISGLENAYCENAILDTLKPSPFFEHSARTFFRVKGTAGIHNNLTGQLVRDTLLDPRTLYNSLVPSKNNHLELELTYVVARHGCRDSITDTTQIIAPIRPYFTPKPAYCTNEQPSGIQVHSHLSGNLPPTGGGGTFFQIPGLDTFPVALFSPSVAGPGNHLATYQYTDDYGCTGSYTDTLFVREPPNIELMVGSPNRTNFCANETHVILQTRLLSGAVADSISYTGGVGVAIIDSIWNPSGKGPAGGTVKIEVEFTDTFGCAVKDHSFVNVHPIPSITIDSLFNNNHSIVNGQTIYDHKYCGNDSSFIIAGTPSHLTGQKSVNRITGRGIVLRDSTYYYDPSLISANLIASQSYVDTISYFYTDHLGCKNTIHTKVNIDTIPEVSLIGLDSSYCINYATNQLLGSPNTSVGNRGVLFGGPGIHTNTGIFTPSLAGTGQKILSYSFTDNNFCKNIAYDTTIVHSLPTPSFGGYQNQYCTAAANDALSSLNPPSLGSSFSFWGSIISQPIGVLDPSLDSTGLKTIFYAFTDSLGCTDTASANIFIHPSPKIIISGLDSAYCFNGSVDDITVFPAGVLDPSSDPNFSVTTTGISFNPNRNTSGTKSFTYIHTDPITTCADTINRSTFVHSPPPLLYGNLDSSYCETNNPVIINIGTVGGSFGGPGIINDSLFIPSRAGGGIHSITYSAKDSLPYGTNNILVCPMDTNINVRVKPLPIPTILSPSDNSRFCSTGNREPLKADSLGMYTLFTSLSGGVDTALYDTLIPVAGGLLRPDTIITFFFNPSTAGAGSHRVTYIATDSISGCQDSTTYTYHVDPSDTLIFVLDSIFCQSDDSVALVASPGGGVFLRNQDTLHGIPPYFNPNASNLSMPNSVVDTIIYSVNYGACFTTDTQLVHIHPTPQVSFLGDTTRPHNVYCLNMDSIPLIYSPSGGTFTGPGVLSGDSIFRPNIAGIGHHIIAYEYGDTATNCSNIATNTFHVFAKPNVDFDIIGGCVEDSILFLPNNQILNLNNTLSNNQIIDSITKVIWKFGDGNSSTINHSSNSNNNSIDSIYHVFGNAGIGINFVQLYVENQHYCIDSHSVRLVISPKVNSFPYVQDFETNHGHWYAESKSNAHALLWEWGIDSTSGGISPNSNNKCWITAPNQSYSTGENAWVYGPCIDIKHLERPMIKFNHWSNTRNFDGVVLEYQKRGDTTWQRLGNLGQGINWFNNSYLASAPGNQTVFPVGWSGNTNKWVDSRYRLDRFQQDSIIRLRFAFSSLSNSLGSTFYDGFAFDSVWIGSRTRNVLLETTANIEHPGMDSISSDIYNLVFHTSTNKDLVLLEYHTKEPSIDDPFYQFNSAVADARAYYYGISTPARAYIDGQKAGASGDLVTADFERDMLQTPKFDIVIDSFYYNNLGNFIIQATTKALEDISSLTEYQIFTVITEDSLQYINPLRQIKTAHAVVREDNREKVNSRRYRTWAKGDTAQTRFSWSRPGLTYAPLTFQAVVFIQNNATKEIYQVKTSRDVSGYSRGPDVAIDKIQAKSELDEIRSMNLYPNPAKDAFRVSFKEALKQDYNWKLVDLRGVEVKSGVVQQGKNSLEVNNFNFPTGVYIFVVYNDRVFSQRKVIINQN; encoded by the coding sequence ATGTTCCCTCTAAAACAAACCAACTTATTTTTAGTATTCGTCATTCTACTGTTAAGTGCAGTACAAGTACAAGCTCAACAAGCTCCAGGAGGCGTTTTTTCTCCCAGTCCAGGCCTTTGGTTAAAATGCGATAATTTAACACCTACCAATGGTAATTCCATAACCTCAAATTGGGTAGATGCTTACAGCAGCGGAAATGATGCAATCTATCGCCTCAACGCTAGTACATCAAGCGCACTCTATCAGGTTAACAACAACAACATTAATTTTAACAAGTCCATTCATTTTAATGGCAATGACTGGTTTGATAGCCCTCTGAGTATTAACACAAACACCGTTAACATCTTTGTAGTATATAAAAAAACATCCGCTATATCTAACACTTCTTTAGTGCCACTTTGGGGAAATGAAGGAGGAACATCAAACGATAAATGCAAGCAAGCCACCACAACCTCAATTACGAAAGGTGGAAATAATAATAACCCAAAAACCTATACTAGTGCTAACAGCTTGAATGAAGTCTATATCAACCACATTAGTAGTGATGAAACCAGTAATAACAATTCTTTTGTTTATATAAATGGAAAAGAAGAACGAAACTATTCTACCAACAACACCCAACATAATTCAGCACATTCAGGTATTTTTATTGGAAAAAGTAATAACGATAATTTCCCTACTTCTCCTACAGGACTGGGGTTAGAAGTAGCAGAATTTATTGCTTATACAGGGGTATTAAACTCAGCAAAACGAAAACGGATCACTTCTTATTTAGGCATTAAATATGGTGTTACGTTAAATCATGATTATACACTTTCTGATAACAATATTGCTTGGGACAAAGCGAATAATTCAGCCTACCACAAAAATGTAGCAGGAATTGGTCGGGATGATTTATCAGAACTAAATCAACAGAAGTCCAAGAGTGAAGAAGTCAGTCACTCACACCTTACGATTGAGCATACTAATTCTTTTACACAGGACAAATCTATGTTGATTTGGGGCTGTAAAGATTGCGCTACTGCAAAGTACAATGATATTAACACCACAAATGCTCCTCAAGGCTACCAACTTTCTAAAAAAAGATGGAAGGCTCAAAATTATCAAAATAAGATCGGTTCCGTTGATGTTACCTTACCTACTCCCACTCTCAACTCAACTCAAAACATCGCCAACCTTAGGTTAATTGTCGGTAACAACGCTCAGTTCTCAGGAACATTAGCTTCTTATCAAGGTACGATTAATAACAATAAAATTACGTTTAACAATGTCACACTACCTGATAATTCGTATTTTACCGTAGGATTGGAAGAACCTGTTTATTATCTGAATAATGATCCTTTAGCTCCCCAAACCTACGAAGCTTGTTTAGGTTCGGAGGTTACTTTCTATTATGAAAACCTCCTTGCCCATCCTGATAGAGTCAGAATGAATAATGCTAGTGGCACAGGAACCATCATAGTTATGCCTACTTCTAATGTTCATATCAGTCCCTATACAGGGAGCATTGACATAACCATCCCTCCCAATGCAGGAACGGGCTCTGTAGAATTGTTAAGTGGTAATAACCTCATACATACTTACGCTGGTAATCTATTAGTGCACAATCCTGAGCTACACATTTTACCTCAAAATAATCCTATCTGCGCAACAGATACTGTACCATTGGTTGGAATTCCAGCAGGAGGTGCTTTTTCGACGAATATCGTTGGTTTGACTATAAGTGGAGATAGTTTAATTGCTCCTACGGCAGGTTGGTCTAATACTAACACTATTAGTAAACCTGTATCGATTTACTATACTTATCGCCCAGAATACTTGGATGGAACAGCTTGTCTAAGTACCATTACAGACTCTTTATCAATAGAGATTAAAGACAACAGACTTAGTGATATAGAATTTAGATACATTATCAAAAAGCCTTATCTACCAGCCGCCAAAGATACTTTAGCACTCCATTCTGATGTTATCAGCAGTATTACCCCCAATTTATTAACTTCTTCCTTTACTTTTCCTGTTCATTTTTCGGGGACTTATGTATATTATGATAGTAGTTCCAATTATTATAAACTCCACACCAATCAAGCAGCAACAAACAACCTAGTGACCATGACTTATAATAATGGAGGTTGTATCGGAACTGCTACAGGTGAACTTAATGTCTATCCACCTCTACGCATGATTGGTCTTTTGGATACAATTTGCTCAGAAGCTAATCCAATTCTCTTTACTAGAGATACATTACGGGATTATAGGCAATACGACACAACTACCCATCAAATCTATCTACAGAATAGCAATTATTTTACCAAAACAAATAATTATACCTATAACAAAATTATAGGCGTAACAACAGACAATCCTGCTTACCAAGTAGCTATAGACACCATTCAAACAACCCCAAATGGCGAACTATACCGTTTTGACCCTACTCAATTACCTCCTGGAGTAGATTCAATAGCCATTCAGATGCGTTATTCTACCTTTGTAAACGTAACGTCTAACGATCCTGCTTTTCTTTCAACAAGCTATGTCACGCACCAATTTGTCGCCTTTGATACTGTTTATATAAGCCCTCGACCTAGCCCAAGTATATCGGGTCTGGAAAATGCTTATTGTGAAAATGCTATTTTAGATACGCTCAAGCCTAGTCCATTTTTTGAGCATTCAGCTAGGACGTTTTTTAGAGTAAAAGGAACCGCAGGAATCCACAATAATTTAACAGGGCAATTAGTGCGTGATACCTTACTCGACCCACGTACTCTTTACAACAGCCTTGTCCCTAGTAAAAACAACCACTTAGAACTAGAATTAACCTATGTAGTAGCTCGTCATGGTTGTCGGGATTCTATTACAGATACTACCCAAATTATTGCTCCCATTCGTCCTTATTTTACGCCTAAACCTGCTTATTGCACCAATGAACAACCTAGTGGGATACAAGTACATTCTCATTTATCTGGTAATTTACCGCCAACGGGAGGAGGAGGAACCTTTTTTCAGATTCCAGGTTTAGATACCTTTCCTGTGGCTTTATTTTCTCCTAGTGTTGCAGGACCAGGAAATCATCTCGCTACCTATCAATATACGGACGATTATGGCTGTACAGGTTCCTATACTGACACCTTATTTGTTCGAGAGCCCCCTAATATCGAACTGATGGTTGGCAGCCCAAACCGAACAAATTTTTGTGCCAATGAAACACATGTTATTTTACAAACGAGGCTTTTGTCAGGAGCAGTCGCTGACTCTATCTCATATACAGGAGGAGTAGGAGTAGCAATAATAGATAGCATTTGGAATCCTAGCGGAAAGGGACCAGCAGGAGGTACGGTAAAAATTGAAGTTGAATTTACAGACACATTCGGTTGCGCTGTAAAGGATCATTCATTTGTAAATGTTCATCCAATCCCATCTATTACGATAGATAGTCTTTTTAATAACAATCATTCTATAGTTAATGGTCAAACTATTTACGATCATAAGTACTGCGGCAATGATTCATCTTTTATTATAGCAGGCACCCCCAGCCATTTAACAGGTCAAAAAAGTGTCAATAGAATTACAGGAAGGGGCATTGTTTTGCGAGATAGTACTTATTATTATGATCCCAGTTTAATTAGTGCCAATCTAATTGCAAGCCAATCTTATGTCGATACCATCAGTTATTTTTATACTGATCATTTAGGCTGCAAAAACACAATTCATACCAAAGTAAATATTGATACCATTCCAGAAGTCTCCCTTATAGGGCTAGATTCTAGTTATTGTATTAATTATGCAACCAACCAATTACTTGGTTCGCCAAATACAAGTGTAGGAAATAGAGGAGTTCTTTTTGGAGGTCCAGGAATTCATACCAACACAGGAATTTTTACTCCTTCTTTGGCTGGTACAGGACAAAAAATACTTAGTTATTCTTTTACGGATAATAATTTTTGTAAAAATATAGCTTATGATACGACTATTGTCCATAGTTTACCAACGCCCTCTTTTGGAGGCTACCAAAACCAATATTGCACAGCAGCAGCTAATGATGCCTTATCCAGCCTAAATCCTCCAAGTTTGGGTTCCTCTTTTTCTTTTTGGGGATCAATTATTAGTCAGCCCATAGGAGTTTTAGATCCCAGTTTGGATAGCACAGGTCTCAAAACAATTTTTTATGCTTTTACCGATTCATTGGGCTGCACAGATACCGCTAGTGCAAATATCTTTATCCATCCCAGCCCTAAAATAATTATTAGTGGGCTAGATTCTGCTTATTGTTTTAATGGTTCAGTAGATGATATAACTGTGTTTCCAGCTGGCGTGTTAGATCCTAGTAGTGATCCCAATTTTTCTGTTACAACAACAGGAATTAGCTTTAACCCTAATAGAAACACATCAGGTACCAAGAGCTTCACTTATATTCACACCGACCCCATAACAACCTGTGCAGATACCATTAACCGTAGTACATTTGTTCACAGTCCCCCCCCGTTACTTTATGGAAATCTAGATAGTTCTTATTGTGAAACGAATAATCCTGTTATTATTAATATAGGTACAGTAGGTGGTTCTTTTGGAGGTCCTGGAATCATAAATGATAGCCTTTTTATTCCATCTAGAGCAGGAGGAGGAATACATTCCATTACTTATTCCGCAAAAGACAGCCTTCCTTATGGAACGAACAACATTTTGGTTTGTCCTATGGATACTAATATCAATGTAAGAGTAAAACCATTACCTATTCCTACAATCCTTAGTCCTAGTGATAATAGCCGTTTTTGTAGTACAGGAAATCGAGAACCACTTAAAGCAGATTCATTGGGAATGTATACACTTTTCACGAGCTTATCTGGAGGCGTTGATACAGCTCTTTATGATACCCTTATACCTGTAGCGGGAGGTCTTCTGAGACCAGATACAATTATTACATTCTTTTTCAACCCTAGCACCGCAGGAGCAGGTTCTCACAGAGTAACCTACATTGCAACAGATAGTATCTCAGGATGCCAAGATAGCACAACATACACCTACCATGTGGATCCTAGTGATACCCTAATCTTTGTACTAGATTCTATCTTTTGCCAATCTGATGATTCCGTAGCCTTGGTGGCCTCTCCTGGAGGAGGTGTATTTTTAAGAAACCAAGATACGCTCCATGGAATACCTCCTTATTTTAATCCCAATGCATCCAACTTATCTATGCCCAATTCGGTCGTAGATACAATTATTTATTCTGTAAACTATGGAGCCTGTTTTACTACAGATACACAATTAGTGCACATTCACCCAACCCCACAAGTTTCTTTTTTAGGGGATACAACTCGTCCACACAATGTCTATTGTCTAAATATGGATAGTATACCCCTTATTTACAGCCCTTCAGGTGGCACATTTACAGGACCAGGGGTTCTTTCAGGAGATTCTATTTTCCGACCCAATATCGCAGGAATTGGACATCATATCATTGCTTATGAGTATGGGGATACGGCTACAAACTGCTCCAATATCGCTACCAATACTTTTCACGTATTTGCCAAGCCTAATGTTGATTTTGATATTATCGGAGGTTGCGTTGAAGACAGTATTCTATTCCTACCCAATAACCAAATACTAAATCTTAATAATACGCTCTCTAATAATCAAATTATTGATTCGATTACCAAAGTAATCTGGAAATTTGGAGATGGGAATAGCAGTACCATAAACCACAGCAGCAATAGTAATAACAACAGTATTGATAGTATTTATCATGTGTTTGGTAATGCTGGAATTGGGATCAATTTTGTTCAGCTTTATGTAGAGAATCAACACTATTGCATAGACAGTCATAGTGTTCGTCTAGTAATTTCGCCTAAAGTTAACTCTTTTCCCTATGTTCAAGACTTTGAGACCAATCACGGGCATTGGTATGCAGAAAGCAAGAGCAATGCTCATGCTTTGTTGTGGGAATGGGGGATCGATAGTACATCAGGGGGAATTAGCCCAAATAGCAATAACAAATGTTGGATAACAGCACCCAATCAAAGTTATTCAACAGGCGAAAATGCTTGGGTTTATGGTCCTTGTATTGACATTAAACATTTAGAACGCCCCATGATTAAGTTTAATCACTGGTCTAATACGAGAAACTTTGATGGCGTTGTTTTGGAATACCAAAAAAGAGGAGATACAACATGGCAACGTCTAGGGAATTTAGGTCAGGGCATTAACTGGTTTAATAATTCCTATTTGGCTAGTGCGCCTGGTAATCAAACTGTTTTCCCCGTTGGGTGGTCGGGAAATACCAATAAGTGGGTTGATAGTAGATACCGATTGGATCGTTTCCAACAAGATAGCATCATTCGTTTGAGATTTGCTTTTAGCTCTCTTTCTAATAGCTTAGGCTCTACATTTTATGATGGTTTTGCTTTTGATAGTGTTTGGATTGGTAGTAGAACGAGAAATGTATTGTTGGAAACGACTGCTAATATAGAACACCCTGGGATGGATTCAATTAGCAGCGACATCTATAATTTGGTATTCCATACTTCTACCAATAAAGATTTAGTTTTATTAGAATACCACACTAAAGAGCCATCCATTGATGATCCATTTTACCAATTTAATTCTGCCGTTGCTGATGCTAGAGCATATTATTATGGAATTTCAACCCCTGCTAGGGCCTATATTGATGGTCAAAAAGCTGGTGCTTCAGGTGATTTGGTAACTGCTGACTTTGAAAGGGACATGCTTCAAACACCAAAGTTTGACATAGTAATTGATAGTTTTTATTACAACAATCTCGGCAATTTTATTATTCAAGCTACAACTAAAGCATTAGAAGATATTAGTTCCCTAACCGAATATCAAATTTTCACCGTTATTACGGAAGATTCACTACAATATATTAATCCTCTCCGTCAAATAAAAACGGCTCATGCTGTAGTGCGGGAAGACAATAGAGAGAAAGTAAATAGCAGGCGTTATAGGACTTGGGCTAAGGGAGATACTGCCCAAACTAGGTTCTCATGGTCTCGTCCAGGTCTTACTTATGCACCACTAACATTCCAAGCAGTTGTCTTTATACAAAACAATGCTACCAAAGAAATCTACCAAGTTAAGACCTCTAGGGATGTAAGTGGTTATTCAAGGGGACCAGATGTAGCAATTGACAAAATACAAGCAAAATCTGAATTGGACGAAATCAGAAGCATGAATTTATATCCCAATCCTGCCAAAGATGCGTTTAGGGTATCGTTTAAAGAAGCGTTGAAACAGGATTACAACTGGAAGCTCGTTGATTTAAGGGGAGTAGAGGTAAAATCAGGTGTTGTGCAACAAGGTAAAAATAGCCTAGAAGTTAACAACTTCAATTTTCCTACAGGAGTTTATATTTTTGTTGTCTACAATGATCGTGTATTCTCCCAACGAAAAGTTATCATTAATCAAAACTAA